The DNA segment GCCAGTCCCCGCGGCTGCGTGCTGGTCATCTCCGCCGGCACCGCCGACCAGCCGGTGGCCGAGGAGGCGGCGGTCACCGCCGAGACCATGGGCTGCCGCGTCGAGCGGCTCTACGACGTCGGCGTCGCGGGCATTCATCGCCTGCTGGGACATGCCGATAAGCTGGCAACGGCGGACGCCATCGTCGTCGTCGCGGGGATGGAGGGGGCGCTGGCCAGCGTCGTCGGCGGGCTGGCGCGGGCGCCGGTGGTGGCGGTGCCCACCAGCGTCGGCTACGGCACCGCCTTCGGCGGCGTCGGCGCCCTGCTGACCATGCTCAATAGCTGCGCCGGCGGGGTGGCGGTGGTCAACATAGACAACGGCTACGGAGCCGGGTACTACGCGGGGCTGATCGCCAGCGGCGCGGCAACGGAAACGGAACGCCCGTAGGAGCAAGGCATGCCTTGCTCCCTACAAGGCGATGGCCCCATGACATCTGACGGCACACAGCTTCACCGCCGCTCCATTCGCCTCCCGACGTACGATTACTCCCAACCCGGGGGGTACTTCGTCACCATCTGTACGCACGAGCGGAAATGCGTTTTCGGGGCGATTGCCGCTAGTGAAGTGCAATTGAACGATCGGGGACGCATTGTCGCAGAGGAATGGGTGCGATCGTCCGGGATTCGCCGCGAGATCGAGTTGGACGCATGGGTCGTCATGCCGAATCACATTCACGGCATTATCTTGATATGCGGCGACGGGTTGGATGATTCACCGCAGCGGCATGGGAACGACGTAGGGGCGCACGGCCGTGCGCCCCTACAACGCAAACCGCGGTCGCTTGCATCATTCGTTGCCGGCTTCAAATGTGCGGCAACCAAACGCATCAACGAATTGCGATCCACCCCTGGCCGTCG comes from the Armatimonadota bacterium genome and includes:
- a CDS encoding transposase, which translates into the protein MTSDGTQLHRRSIRLPTYDYSQPGGYFVTICTHERKCVFGAIAASEVQLNDRGRIVAEEWVRSSGIRREIELDAWVVMPNHIHGIILICGDGLDDSPQRHGNDVGAHGRAPLQRKPRSLASFVAGFKCAATKRINELRSTPGRRVWQRNYYEHVIRNADDLAEIRRYIADNPLKWESDTENPVNERRSRQGKACLAPTCRCPSLATRILPP
- the larB gene encoding nickel pincer cofactor biosynthesis protein LarB; this translates as MDHRLHELLKQVKSGEATIEQALERLRHLPFEDLEFAKLDTHRALRKGFPEAIYSPGKTPAQIATLMQRLVEHGQTALATRASREVFEAVRAELPDAEYHEAARIIVLKEWGQAPISGEVGASPRGCVLVISAGTADQPVAEEAAVTAETMGCRVERLYDVGVAGIHRLLGHADKLATADAIVVVAGMEGALASVVGGLARAPVVAVPTSVGYGTAFGGVGALLTMLNSCAGGVAVVNIDNGYGAGYYAGLIASGAATETERP